In a single window of the Aridibaculum aurantiacum genome:
- a CDS encoding YiiX/YebB-like N1pC/P60 family cysteine hydrolase — protein MKITAIVAAVWMIGFTACQSASTTQPALEQSAEQRVQQNIQQLKAAAQPGDLLVRLNDDLISDRVRYINEKDHSYSHTGIVVTKENKIYVAHIAPEQKGADTIQYIPIDSFINAAKHIKCALYRYNLSAAEKAALATTIDKYKNADVRFDAVYDITDDDKMYCSEMISKALETATGKRLQFRQANIPKQMQKMVVHFFAKVNATDKQIAERKIMTIDNLYLHPDCNLVMEFPLKYFPDQVH, from the coding sequence ATGAAGATAACAGCAATAGTAGCCGCGGTATGGATGATAGGGTTCACTGCCTGCCAGTCAGCAAGCACTACGCAGCCTGCATTGGAGCAAAGTGCAGAGCAGCGGGTACAGCAAAACATTCAACAACTGAAGGCAGCTGCGCAACCTGGCGACCTGTTGGTGAGGCTAAATGACGACCTGATAAGTGACAGGGTACGGTACATCAACGAAAAAGATCACTCTTACTCGCATACAGGCATTGTGGTAACGAAGGAGAACAAAATCTATGTAGCCCATATAGCTCCTGAACAAAAGGGCGCAGATACCATTCAATACATTCCGATTGATTCATTCATCAACGCGGCAAAGCATATAAAATGTGCTTTATACCGGTACAATTTATCAGCGGCAGAAAAAGCAGCATTGGCTACTACGATTGATAAATATAAGAATGCTGATGTTCGTTTTGATGCCGTTTACGATATCACTGATGATGATAAGATGTATTGCTCTGAAATGATATCTAAAGCTTTGGAAACAGCTACCGGCAAAAGGCTGCAGTTCAGGCAGGCAAACATCCCGAAGCAAATGCAAAAGATGGTGGTTCATTTTTTTGCCAAAGTGAATGCTACGGATAAACAAATTGCTGAAAGAAAGATCATGACGATAGACAACCTGTACCTTCACCCCGACTGCAACCTGGTGATGGAGTTCCCTCTAAAATACTTTCCTGACCAGGTACACTAA
- a CDS encoding choice-of-anchor J domain-containing protein, whose translation MKTSKPLIYAIASLVSITMVVASCKKETAPTTRNLTPVFPPATSASFVEEFDTVGNLAAKGWIFRNNSSPIGQTGWRQGRYEAATGVQFKFLAPVPYIGFPAYSASKTPNDFVSCDASAANDISGNANISAWLISPVLPMKNGDQIIFYTRAVNDQDYSVYTRDRMQVRANFTDGSANVGNTHTSTGSFSVNLLDINSNYLNNDATGNTPAVPGYPQQWTKYTITLAGVPGGAVTNGRFAFRYMSTDAGLFGGTSGDNYPSVVGVDSLAFVRQ comes from the coding sequence ATGAAAACTTCAAAACCACTTATATACGCTATTGCTTCTTTGGTGTCCATAACCATGGTAGTTGCTTCTTGCAAAAAAGAAACAGCACCCACCACGCGCAATCTTACGCCCGTATTTCCACCTGCTACTTCTGCATCTTTTGTAGAGGAATTTGATACAGTGGGAAATCTTGCTGCCAAAGGATGGATTTTTAGAAACAACAGCAGCCCTATTGGACAGACAGGTTGGAGACAAGGACGCTACGAAGCTGCTACAGGTGTTCAATTCAAGTTCCTTGCACCCGTACCTTATATTGGTTTTCCAGCTTATTCAGCAAGCAAAACGCCTAACGACTTTGTAAGTTGCGATGCTTCTGCTGCAAACGATATTTCAGGTAATGCCAACATCAGTGCGTGGTTGATCTCACCAGTACTTCCTATGAAGAATGGCGACCAAATCATTTTTTATACCCGTGCAGTAAACGACCAGGACTATAGCGTATACACAAGAGACCGCATGCAGGTACGTGCCAACTTCACTGACGGATCAGCAAATGTGGGCAATACCCACACCTCTACCGGCAGCTTTAGCGTAAACCTGCTCGACATCAACAGCAACTATTTAAACAATGATGCAACAGGCAATACACCTGCTGTGCCTGGTTACCCGCAGCAGTGGACCAAGTATACCATCACTTTAGCTGGTGTGCCTGGTGGAGCTGTTACCAACGGCCGTTTTGCTTTCCGCTACATGAGTACAGATGCAGGTTTGTTTGGTGGAACCAGTGGCGACAACTATCCTAGTGTGGTTGGTGTAGATAGCCTGGCTTTCGTTCGTCAATAA
- a CDS encoding choice-of-anchor J domain-containing protein, whose protein sequence is MRKRLLPNILLLVGIPSLLFTSCVDDRYLTVPPPVADQSHIEEFDTVAASLSRGWMITNASTPKGSNIWQQGGEVMPWFSPFSSNGTYAGFIGADYTSTSAAAGIISNWLISPPVTFQNGDKIIFYTRALQYDDGAGDSTDYGNRLQVRLNLHNEGLNVGSGSDAGDFDTPLLDINPTYEFSSIVTPSTKAYPANWTRFEATVYGLSKPVRGRYAFRYFIEGGGWNGLGSGVGIDYVTYQSVGR, encoded by the coding sequence ATGAGAAAAAGACTTTTACCTAACATCTTATTGTTGGTTGGTATTCCTTCACTATTATTTACCAGTTGCGTAGACGACCGGTATCTAACCGTCCCGCCTCCCGTTGCTGATCAATCGCATATCGAAGAATTTGATACAGTTGCCGCTTCACTTTCACGCGGGTGGATGATTACCAATGCCAGCACCCCTAAAGGATCTAACATCTGGCAGCAAGGTGGTGAAGTGATGCCTTGGTTTTCTCCTTTTTCTTCTAACGGCACTTACGCAGGTTTTATAGGCGCAGATTATACTTCTACATCGGCTGCTGCAGGTATCATCAGCAATTGGTTGATATCTCCTCCAGTTACTTTTCAAAACGGCGATAAGATCATTTTTTACACCCGTGCCCTTCAATACGATGATGGTGCCGGCGACTCTACAGATTATGGCAACAGGCTGCAGGTAAGGCTCAACCTTCACAACGAAGGATTGAATGTAGGTAGTGGTTCGGATGCAGGTGATTTTGATACTCCCTTGCTTGACATCAACCCGACATACGAGTTCAGTAGTATAGTTACTCCATCCACCAAGGCTTATCCAGCTAATTGGACACGCTTTGAAGCCACTGTGTATGGTTTGAGTAAGCCTGTTCGCGGTCGCTATGCCTTCAGGTACTTTATTGAAGGTGGTGGCTGGAACGGATTAGGTTCAGGTGTAGGCATTGATTATGTAACTTATCAAAGTGTAGGACGCTAA